The Fictibacillus phosphorivorans genomic sequence CGAGCTTAGCTTCCATCGAACTCGCATGGTAATCAGCGTTTACTTTCTGTTCAAGACGATCCATATAATGTTCAAGTTCATCAAAACGGAAAGCTGACTTTTTCATGGATTGAGACGGATCGATCACACGGTCCATCTTCTGGTGTGCACGTGCTACATTCTCACGACCCATCAATTCCATGCGTTTAATCTGCATATCTTTTAGCTTATGTTTCATCTGCTCATACTTTTGCTCAAGCTCTACAAGATCTTTTTCTGCTTGAAGCGTAGACTCTTTTAAGTGGGCTGCTCGTAATGCATGCTGTTCTTTTTCTTGGACTGCGAACTGATACAGCTCTTGTTCGTTCGCTTGTTGAGCGATTTCAGCCTGATGAGCACGCTTAGCTGCTCTTGATTCTGCTTCTTCCATCTCACGCAGAAATTGATCTTTTAACAATTGCTGACG encodes the following:
- a CDS encoding PspA/IM30 family protein; the encoded protein is MNLFERIKNSISADVHELLDQKEDKNPLSLLNQYLRQCEIEVNKAHKLVERQQLLKDQFLREMEEAESRAAKRAHQAEIAQQANEQELYQFAVQEKEQHALRAAHLKESTLQAEKDLVELEQKYEQMKHKLKDMQIKRMELMGRENVARAHQKMDRVIDPSQSMKKSAFRFDELEHYMDRLEQKVNADYHASSMEAKLAKLEKDWKKEESSTTV